TGGCTAACATGAGGAAATCGGGGTTATCGGTAAGGGTGGTTTCGCTGTATCGTTCCTGGAAAAACAGTTGCTGCCATTGTCGAACCATCCCTAACCGCTGGTTATCGAGTAAGACGATTTTCAACGGTAATTGCTTGCGTTTTACGGTGCCCAGCTCTTGCACATTCATCATGAAAGAGCCGTCACCGGAGATACAGACGACGGTATCGTTCGGTCGCGCGACTTGTGCGCCAACCGCCGCTGGTAAACCAAAACCCATGGTGCCTAAGCCGCTGGAGGTGATGAAATTTTCCGGGCGAGTGTGGGCGATGTGCTGCGCAGCCCACATCTGGTGCTGCCCCACATCTGTGGTCACGACGCAATCCGCAGGTTTACGATCCGACAGTTGTTTTAACAACAACGGCGCGTAGATAGCGTCACCGGGATGGTCGTAACGCCAGGCATGTTCATCACGCAATTGAGCGCAGTATTGCCGCCAGTCATTGATATTTAACGACTGCTGTAATGCTGGTAACAGAGCATTTAAATCACCCTGTAATGCCACATGCACCTGACGCAGCTTGTTCATTTCTGCCGGGTCGATATCCATATGGATAACACTGGCGTGCGGTGCGAAGGTGTTCAGCTTGCCGGTCACCCGGTCATCAAAACGTGCACCTACGGCGATCAGTAAATCACATTCCTGCACCGCGAAGTTCGCCGCTTTGGTGCCGTGCATTCCCAGCATTCCCAGATAGTACGGATAATCCGCTTCAACTGCGCCCAGCCCTTTCAGCGTACAGGTGGCAGGCATTTTTGTGGCAGCGAGAAATTCACGCAAAGCCAGAACCGCCTGTGCCATGCCCACGCCACCGCCAACGTACAGCATCGGTTTTTGCGCTTTTGCCAGCATCTGGCGCGCTTGCTCGATTTCGGCATGTGGGAAAGTCACTTCGTTTTCAACGGTGGTGAACCACGGTTCCAGATCGCCGCTGGCTAACTGGATATCTTTTGGGATATCGACCAGAACTGGACCAGGACGACCTGAGCTGGCAACCTCAAACGCTTCGGCCATGATGCGCGGCAACTCTTCCAGCGACTGTACCAGGAAGCTGTGTTTGGTACAGGCTAATGACAATCCCAGGACATCCACTTCCTGAAATGCGTCGGTACCGATGAACGGTGCGGACACCTGACCGGTGATGGCAACGACAGGGATGGAATCTAACAGCGCGTCCGCAAGCCCGGTTATCAGGTTGGTTGCGCCCGGACCAGACGTGGCGATACATACGCCAGTTTTGCCAGTAGCACGGGCATAGCCGATAGCCGCCATTGCCGCTCCCTGCTCATGTCGGCACAGCAAGTGCTCCACGCCGCCGTCATACAATGCATCGTAAACCGGCATAATTGCGCCACCCGGATAACCGAAAACGGTATTCACACCCTGTGCCCGCAACGCATGTACCACCCACTGTGCGCCATTCATAGTTAGTTCCCCGTTCTGAATCTTGAGAAACAGAATTTTGTGCTGTTATTCATTGTCTGCTCCTCGGTTATGTTTTTAAGGTCAAAAAAAACCCCCGGACCTTTCGGTGCGGGGGTCTTAGTTCGTTAAGGCTTGATCTCTAAGCCTTTCCTCGTCCAAGTGCAGCCCCGCACGGTGGGATAATAATCACCACCACGCTAATCACGACTAGGCTAATCACTTGTAGAAGGGCTGTCATTTTGTCTTTTCTTGCATCTTGTTCGAAGGAATGCCTAAAGAGTTACCATAGATTTTGCGAATGGCACAAGATATTTTTTAATCACGTTTTGTTGTATTCCCAATCATTTCGATAAAAACCATTGTTTTTTATATAAAAAAAGGTGAGTGAAAAAAATTCAATTTCCGTATGTTTCTTGTCCTCGCCCAGAGGCTAATTTTTTTACTTCTCATTTTTGCGAGAGTTATTCCATCACTCATACAACTCAGATCACGTTGCATAAATAAACGGGAATCAGCCGCTAATTAACGCAATCTGGCAGACTACAGCAGTGATCTCTTATGCACATAATGGTGGCTCAAGGAGGGCTTATGTCACTGTCAATTGTTCATACTCGTGCGGCTCTGGGAGTAAACGCTCCCCCGATCACTGTTGAGGTTCATATCAGTAAAGGTCTACCAGGATTAACGATGGTGGGCTTACCAGAAACAACGGTAAAAGAAGCACGCGATCGCGTGCGCAGCGCCATTATCAATAGCGGATATGAATATCCGGCGAAAAAAATCACCATTAACCTTGCACCAGCCGACCTGCCGAAAGAAGGAGGGCGATATGATTTACCTATCGCTATTGCTTTGCTGGCAGCCTCTGAACAGCTTACAGCCAATAAGTTGCATGAATATGAATTAGTCGGGGAACTGGCGCTTACAGGCGCTCTGCGCGGCGTTCCTGGCGCAATCTCCAGTGCAACTGAAGCCATTAAGTCGGGCAGAAAAATTATCGTCGCGAAAGATAACGAAGATGAAGTGGGGCTAATTAACGGTGAAGGATGCTTGATAGCCGATCATCTGCAGGCTGTCTGTGCGTTTCTGGAAGGTAAGCATGCTCTCGAACGCCCGAAACCAACTGATGCAGTATCCCGCGCGCTACAAAATGATCTCAGCGATGTTGTCGGTCAGGAGCAAGGAAAGCGAGGGCTGGAAATTACCGCCGCAGGGGGCCACAACCTTTTACTGATTGGCCCACCAGGAACAGGTAAAACAATGCTCGCCAGCCGTATTAATGGCCTGTTGCCAGATTTAAGTAATGAAGAAGCTCTGGAAAGTGCCGCAATATTAAGCCTGGTGAATGCCGAGTCAGTGCAAAAACAATGGCGGCAGCGCCCGTTCCGCTCACCGCATCACAGTGCGTCGTTAACTGCGATGGTGGGCGGTGGCGCAATTCCTGGGCCAGGTGAAATTTCGCTGGCGCATAACGGCGTGCTTTTTCTTGATGAGCTACCTGAATTTGAACGGCGTACATTGGATGCCTTGCGGGAACCCATTGAGTCTGGACAGATCCATCTTTCACGCACGCGGGCCAAAATAACCTATCCGGCCCGTTTCCAGCTTGTTGCAGCGATGAATCCCAGCCCTACCGGACATTATCAGGGAAACCATAACCGCTGCACACCAGAGCAAACACTGCGTTATCTCAACCGACTCTCTGGTCCCTTTCTTGACCGCTTCGATCTCTCACTGGAGATCCCATTACCGCCCCCCGGCATTTTGAGTAAAACGATAGTGCCGGGAGAAAGCAGCGCCACCGTTAAACAACGTGTAATGGCCGCCAGAGAGCGCCAATTTAAGCGGCAGAATAAACTGAATGCCTGGCTGGATAGCCCGGAAATACGGCAATTCTGCAAGCTTGAGAGCGCAGATGCGCAGTGGCTGGAAGAAACGCTGATCCATCTGGGGTTATCGATTCGTGCCTGGCAGAGGTTACTGAAAGTTGCACGAACCATTGCTGATATTGATCAATCTGACATTATCACACGGCAGCATTTGCAGGAGGCAGTTAGCTATCGTGCGATCGACCGCTTGCTCATCCATTTGCAAAAACTGCTGACATAAAAAAAGGGCATTTCGCCCTTTTTATTAATCGTCGGAATCGGTGTAGTCTTCAGCTCCTTCAACCTGCGGTTTACCGCCGGAAAGGGTATGAAAACGTTTTGGACGCTTAATACGCGTCATATACTTGGACCACACGCGTTCTGCTTCTGTCACTGGCTCACGTTCGCCACGGCATACTGCTACGAAGAGTTTCTCTTCCTCGGTAACCGGCTCGCGTTTGCCGAGATCCAGCTCATTGAAGGCATAACCATGACGCTCAAGCAGTTGTGCCTCTTTGATGGTGAAATCACCATGACGAGAGAATCCACGTGGATAATGTTTATTGTCGAAATATCGATTAGTCGTCGTAAAGCTTTCCGCCATCCTGCACGCTCCTAATTCTTTGACCGAGCTAGTTATGGCGCGGAGTATTAGTTACGCTTGACAGAGTGTAAAACAAAACATTTAAATCATAACGACAAATAATTTTGCGGAGAGCACTGTGGATACGGAATTGTTAAAAACTTTCCTGGAAGTTAGCCGAACGCGTCACTTTGGTCGAGCGGCTGAATCGCTCTATCTGACCCAATCAGCCGTGAGCTTTCGAATCAGACAACTGGAAAATCAATTGGGTGTGAATCTTTTCACCCGCCACAGAAACAATATCCGTTTAACCGCTGCCGGAGAAAAGCTTCTGCCTTATGCAGAAACGCTAATGAGCACCTGGCAGGCCGCCCGCAAGGAGGTGGCGCATACCTCACGACATAATGAGTTTTCTATCGGTGCCAGCGCCTCGCTGTGGGAGTGTATGCTTAATCAGTGGCTGGGGCGCTTGTATCAGAATCAGGATGCCCACACAGGTCTGCAATTTGAAGCGCGGATTGCCCAACGACAGTCTCTGGTAAAACAGCTACATGAACGTCAACTTGATCTTCTTATTACCACTGAAGCGCCCAAAATGGACGAATTTAGTAGCCAGTTGTTGGGACATTTCACTTTAGCGCTCTATGCCAGCGCCCCCTCTAAGTTAAAGGGTGATCTTAACTATCTGCGTCTGGAATGGGGGCCGGATTTTCAACAGCATGAGACAGGTTTGATCGGTGCTGATGAAGTTCCAATCCTGACAACCAGTTCTGCTGAACTGGCACAACAACAGATTGAAATGCTTAATGGCTGCACCTGGCTACCGGTAAGTTGGGCGCGCAAAAAAGGCGGTTTGCATACTGTTGTCGACAGTACAACACTTTCACGGCCGCTCTATGCCATATGGCTGCAAAATAGCGACAAACACGCGCTGATTCGAGATCTATTGAAAATTAACGTACTGGATGAAGTGTATTAATCAAAATAGCCGGCAAGGATGCCGATGGAAGGATTTACTTCGGAGAGGGTTATTTCAGATAAAAAAAATCCTTAGCTTTCGCTAAGGATGATTTCTGGCAGGGGCGGAGAGACTCGAACTCCCAACACCCGGTTTTGGAGACCGGTGCTCTACCAATTGAACTACGCCCCTAATTAGGGTGGCGGAACGGACGGGACTCGAACCCGCGACCCCCTGCGTGACAGGCAGGTATTCTAACCGACTGAACTACCGCTCCACCGAATTCTTTTACAACCACCGGTTTTATGACCGGCTTACTGCTTAATTTGATGCCTGGCAGTTCCCTACTCTCGCATGGGGAGACCCCACACTACCATCGGCGCTACGGCGTTTCACTTCTGAGTTCGGCATGGGGTCAGGTGGGACCACCGCGCTAAGGCCGCCAGGCAAATTCTGTTTTATCAACACGTCTTTCTTCGACATGTCGATGTAATCTGTATCAGGCTGAAAATCTTTCTCTCAATCCGCCAAAACATCTTCGGCGTTGTAAGGTTAAGCCTCACGGTTCATTAGTACCGGTTAGCTCAACGCATCGCTGCGCTTACACACCCGGCCTATCAACGTCGTCGTCTTCAACGTTCCTTCAGGACTCTCAAGGAGTCAGGGAGAACTCATCTCGGGGCAAGTTTCGTGCTTAGATGCTTTCAGCACTTATCTCTTCCGCATTTAGCTACCGGGCAGTGCCATTGGCATGACAACCCGAACACCAGTGATGCGTCCACTCCGGTCCTCTCGTACTAGGAGCAGCCCCCCTCAGTTCTCCAGCGCCCACGGCAGATAGGGACCGAACTGTCTCACGACGTTCTAAACCCAGCTCGCGTACCACTTTAAATGGCGAACAGCCATACCCTTGGGACCTACTTCAGCCCCAGGATGTGATGAGCCGACATCGAGGTGCCAAACACCGCCGTCGATATGAACTCTTGGGCGGTATCAGCCTGTTATCCCCGGAGTACCTTTTATCCGTTGAGCGATGGCCCTTCCATTCAGAACCACCGGATCACTATGACCTGCTTTCGCACCTGCTCGCGCCGTCACGCTCGCAGTCAAGCTGGCTTATGCCATTGCACTAACCTCCTGATGTCCGACCAGGATTAGCCAACCTTCGTGCTCCTCCGTTACTCTTTAGGAGGAGACCGCCCCAGTCAAACTACCCACCAGACACTGTCCGCAACCCGGATCACGGGTCTACGTTAGAACATCAAACATTAAAGGGTGGTATTTCAAGGTCGGCTCCACGCAGACTGGCGTCCACACTTCAAAGCCTCCCACCTATCCTACACATCAAGGCTCAATGTTCAGTGTCAAGCTATAGTAAAGGTTCACGGGGTCTTTCCGTCTTGCCGCGGGTACACTGCATCTTCACAGCGAGTTCAATTTCACTGAGTCTCGGGTGGAGACAGCCTGGCCATCATTACGCCATTCGTGCAGGTCGGAACTTACCCGACAAGGAATTTCGCTACCTTAGGACCGTTATAGTTACGGCCGCCGTTTACCGGGGCTTCGATCAAGAGCTTCGCTTGCGCTGACCCCATCAATTAACCTTCCGGCACCGGGCAGGCGTCACACCGTATACGTCCACTTTCGTGTTTGCACAGTGCTGTGTTTTTAATAAACAGTTGCAGCCAGCTGGTATCTTCGACTGATTTCAGCTCCACGAGCAAGTCGCTTCACCTACATATCAGCGTGCCTTCTCCCGAAGTTACGGCACCATTTTGCCTAGTTCCTTCACCCGAGTTCTCTCAAGCGCCTTGGTATTCTCTACCTGACCACCTGTGTCGGTTTGGGGTACGATTTGATGTTACCTGATGCTTAGAGGCTTTTCCTGGAAGCAGGGCATTTGTTGCTTCAGCACCGTAGTGCCTCGTCATCACGCCTCAGCCTTGATTTTCCGGATTTGCCTGGAAAATCAGCCTACACGCTTAAACCGGGACAACCGTCGCCCGGCCAACATAGCCTTCTCCGTCCCCCCTTCGCAGTAACACCAAGTACAGGAATATTAACCTGTTTCCCATCGACTACGCCTTTCGGCCTCGCCTTAGGGGTCGACTCACCCTGCCCCGATTAACGTTGGACAGGAACCCTTGGTCTTCCGGCGAGCGGGCTTTTCACCCGCTTTATCGTTACTTATGTCAGCATTCGCACTTCTGATACCTCCAGCATGCCTCACAGCACACCTTCGCAGGCTTACAGAACGCTCCCCTACCCAACAACACATAGTGTCGCTGCCGCAGCTTCGGTGCATGGTTTAGCCCCGTTACATCTTCCGCGCAGGCCGACTCGACCAGTGAGCTATTACGCTTTCTTTAAATGATGGCTGCTTCTAAGCCAACATCCTGGCTGTCTGGGCCTTCCCACATCGTTTCCCACTTAACCATGACTTTGGGACCTTAGCTGGCGGTCTGGGTTGTTTCCCTCTTCACGACGGACGTTAGCACCCGCCGTGTGTCTCCCGTGATAACATTCTCCGGTATTCGCAGTTTGCATCGGGTTGGTAAGTCGGGATGACCCCCTTGCCGAAACAGTGCTCTACCCCCGGAGATGAATTCACGAGGCGCTACCTAAATAGCTTTCGGGGAGAACCAGCTATCTCCCGGTTTGATTGGCCTTTCACCCCCAGCCACAAGTCATCCGCTAATTTTTCAACATTAGTCGGTTCGGTCCTCCAGTTAGTGTTACCCAACCTTCAACCTGCCCATGGCTAGATCACCGGGTTTCGGGTCTATACCCTGCAACTTAACGCCCAGTTAAGACTCGGTTTCCCTTCGGCTCCCCTATTCGGTTAACCTTGCTACAGAATATAAGTCGCTGACCCATTATACAAAAGGTACGCAGTCACCCCATAAAGAGGCTCCCACTGCTTGTACGTACACGGTTTCAGGTTCTTTTTCACTCCCCTCGCCGGGGTTCTTTTCGCCTTTCCCTCACGGTACTGGTTCACTATCGGTCAGTCAGGAGTATTTAGCCTTGGAGGATGGTCCCCCCATATTCAGACAGGATACCACGTGTCCCGCCCTACTCATCGAGCTCACAGCATGTGCATTTTTGTGTACGGGGCTGTCACCCTGTATCGCGCGCCTTTCCAGACGCTTCCACTAACACACACACTGATTCAGGCTCTGGGCTGCTCCCCGTTCGCTCGCCGCTACTGGGGGAATCTCGGTTGATTTCTTTTCCTCGGGGTACTTAGATGTTTCAGTTCCCCCGGTTCGCCTCATTAACCTATGGATTCAGTTAATGATAGTGTGTCGAAACACACTGGGTTTCCCCATTCGGAAATCGCCGGTTATAACGGTTCATATCACCTTACCGACGCTTATCGCAGATTAGCACGTCCTTCATCGCCTCTGACTGCCAGGGCATCCACCGTGTACGCTTAGTCGCTTAACCTCACAACCCGAAGATGTTTCGTAAAACACCATCGTGTTGCGAAAATTTGAGAGACTCACGAACAACTTTCGTTGTTCAGTGTTTCAATTTTCAGCTTGATCCAGATTTTTAAAGAGCAAATATCTCAAACATCACTCGTAAGTGAGTTTTGAGATACAGAGGTCGGCGACTTTCACTCACAAACCAGCAAGTGGCGTCCCCTAGGGGATTCGAACCCCTGTTACCGCCGTGAAAGGGCGGTGTCCTGGGCCTCTAGACGAAGGGGACGTATCAGTCTGCTTCGCAAGACGCCTTGCTTTTTACTTTCTATCAGACAATCTGTGTGAGCACTTCAAAGAACGCTTCTTTAAGGTAAGGAGGTGATCCAACCGCAGGTTCCCCTACGGTTACCTTGTTACGACTTCACCCCAGTCATGAATCACAAAGTGGTAAGCGCCCTCCCGAAGGTTAAGCTACCTACTTCTTTTGCAACCCACTCCCATGGTGTGACGGGCGGTGTGTACAAGGCCCGGGAACGTATTCACCGTGGCATTCTGATCCACGATTACTAGCGATTCCGACTTCATGGAGTCGAGTTGCAGACTCCAATCCGGACTACGACGCACTTTATGAGGTCCGCTTGCTCTCGCGAGGTCGCTTCTCTTTGTATGCGCCATTGTAGCACGTGTGTAGCCCTGGTCGTAAGGGCCATGATGACTTGACGTCATCCCCACCTTCCTCCAGTTTATCACTGGCAGTCTCCTTTGAGTTCCCGGCCGGACCGCTGGCAACAAAGGATAAGGGTTGCGCTCGTTGCGGGACTTAACCCAACATTTCACAACACGAGCTGACGACAGCCATGCAGCACCTGTCTCACAGTTCCCGAAGGCACCAATCCATCTCTGGAAAGTTCTGTGGATGTCAAGACCAGGTAAGGTTCTTCGCGTTGCATCGAATTAAACCACATGCTCCACCGCTTGTGCGGGCCCCCGTCAATTCATTTGAGTTTTAACCTTGCGGCCGTACTCCCCAGGCGGTCGACTTAACGCGTTAGCTCCGGAAGCCACGCCTCAAGGGCACAACCTCCAAGTCGACATCGTTTACGGCGTGGACTACCAGGGTATCTAATCCTGTTTGCTCCCCACGCTTTCGCACCTGAGCGTCAGTCTTCGTCCAGGGGGCCGCCTTCGCCACCGGTATTCCTCCAGATCTCTACGCATTTCACCGCTACACCTGGAATTCTACCCCCCTCTACGAGACTCAAGCTTGCCAGTATCAGATGCAGTTCCCAGGTTGAGCCCGGGGATTTCACATCCGACTTAACAAACCGCCTGCGTGCGCTTTACGCCCAGTAATTCCGATTAACGCTTGCACCCTCCGTATTACCGCGGCTGCTGGCACGGAGTTAGCCGGTGCTTCTTCTGCGGGTAACGTCAATAAGCAAAGGTATTAACTTTACTCCCTTCCTCCCCGCTGAAAGTACTTTACAACCCGAAGGCCTTCTTCATACACGC
The DNA window shown above is from Escherichia sp. E4742 and carries:
- the ilvG gene encoding acetolactate synthase 2 catalytic subunit; this encodes MNGAQWVVHALRAQGVNTVFGYPGGAIMPVYDALYDGGVEHLLCRHEQGAAMAAIGYARATGKTGVCIATSGPGATNLITGLADALLDSIPVVAITGQVSAPFIGTDAFQEVDVLGLSLACTKHSFLVQSLEELPRIMAEAFEVASSGRPGPVLVDIPKDIQLASGDLEPWFTTVENEVTFPHAEIEQARQMLAKAQKPMLYVGGGVGMAQAVLALREFLAATKMPATCTLKGLGAVEADYPYYLGMLGMHGTKAANFAVQECDLLIAVGARFDDRVTGKLNTFAPHASVIHMDIDPAEMNKLRQVHVALQGDLNALLPALQQSLNINDWRQYCAQLRDEHAWRYDHPGDAIYAPLLLKQLSDRKPADCVVTTDVGQHQMWAAQHIAHTRPENFITSSGLGTMGFGLPAAVGAQVARPNDTVVCISGDGSFMMNVQELGTVKRKQLPLKIVLLDNQRLGMVRQWQQLFFQERYSETTLTDNPDFLMLASAFGIPGQHITRKDQVEAALDTMLNSDGPYLLHVSIDELENVWPLVPPGASNSEMLEKLS
- the ilvX gene encoding peptide IlvX, with protein sequence MNNSTKFCFSRFRTGN
- the ilvL gene encoding ilv operon leader peptide is translated as MTALLQVISLVVISVVVIIIPPCGAALGRGKA
- a CDS encoding YifB family Mg chelatase-like AAA ATPase; its protein translation is MSLSIVHTRAALGVNAPPITVEVHISKGLPGLTMVGLPETTVKEARDRVRSAIINSGYEYPAKKITINLAPADLPKEGGRYDLPIAIALLAASEQLTANKLHEYELVGELALTGALRGVPGAISSATEAIKSGRKIIVAKDNEDEVGLINGEGCLIADHLQAVCAFLEGKHALERPKPTDAVSRALQNDLSDVVGQEQGKRGLEITAAGGHNLLLIGPPGTGKTMLASRINGLLPDLSNEEALESAAILSLVNAESVQKQWRQRPFRSPHHSASLTAMVGGGAIPGPGEISLAHNGVLFLDELPEFERRTLDALREPIESGQIHLSRTRAKITYPARFQLVAAMNPSPTGHYQGNHNRCTPEQTLRYLNRLSGPFLDRFDLSLEIPLPPPGILSKTIVPGESSATVKQRVMAARERQFKRQNKLNAWLDSPEIRQFCKLESADAQWLEETLIHLGLSIRAWQRLLKVARTIADIDQSDIITRQHLQEAVSYRAIDRLLIHLQKLLT
- the maoP gene encoding macrodomain Ori organization protein MaoP: MAESFTTTNRYFDNKHYPRGFSRHGDFTIKEAQLLERHGYAFNELDLGKREPVTEEEKLFVAVCRGEREPVTEAERVWSKYMTRIKRPKRFHTLSGGKPQVEGAEDYTDSDD
- the hdfR gene encoding HTH-type transcriptional regulator HdfR gives rise to the protein MDTELLKTFLEVSRTRHFGRAAESLYLTQSAVSFRIRQLENQLGVNLFTRHRNNIRLTAAGEKLLPYAETLMSTWQAARKEVAHTSRHNEFSIGASASLWECMLNQWLGRLYQNQDAHTGLQFEARIAQRQSLVKQLHERQLDLLITTEAPKMDEFSSQLLGHFTLALYASAPSKLKGDLNYLRLEWGPDFQQHETGLIGADEVPILTTSSAELAQQQIEMLNGCTWLPVSWARKKGGLHTVVDSTTLSRPLYAIWLQNSDKHALIRDLLKINVLDEVY